The Cellulosimicrobium cellulans genome contains the following window.
GAGCTCCTCGGGTACGACTTCGGCCCCGGGCACCCCATGTCCCCGGCCCGGCTCGACCTGACGATGGGGCTGGTGCGCGCGCTCGGCCTGCTCGACGGCGACGGTGCGCCCCGAGGTGCGCCTCGCGTCGTCCGGCCGGAGCCGGCGAGCGACGACGTCCTGGGCCTCGTGCACGAGGCGGCGTACGTCGCGGCCGTGCGGGCCGCGTCCGAGCACGGCACGCCCGACCCGCGCCGAGGGCTCGGCACCGAGGACGACCCGGTCTTCCCCGGCATGCACGAGGCCGCCGCCCGGATCGTCGCGGGCTCCTACGAGGCGGCGGGGGAGATCGCCGCGGGGCGCGTCGGGCACGCGGTGAACGTCGCGGGGGGCATGCACCACGCGAAGGCGGGCGCGGCGTCGGGCTTCTGCGTCTACAACGACGCGGCCGTCGCGATCCGCCGCCTCCTGGACGACGGCGTCGCGCGCGTCGCGTACGTCGACCTCGACGCCCACCACGGCGACGGCGTGGAGGAGGCGTTCTGGGACGACCCGCGCGTCCTCACCGTGTCCGTCCACCAGAGCGGGACGACGCTCTTCCCCGGCACGGGGCACCCGACCGACGTCGGGGGCGCGGGCGCCGAGGGCACCGCGGTCAACGTCGGGCTCCCGCGCCGCACGGACGGCGCGCGCTGGCTGCGCGCGGTCGACGCCGTCGTGCCGCCGGTGCTGCGCGCGTTCCGGCCCGAGGTCCTGGTCACGCAGCACGGGTGCGACGCGCACGGCGAGGACCCGCTCTCCGACCTCGACGTGTCCGTCGACGCGCAGCGCACCGCCCTGGCCTGGGTGCACGACCTCGCGCACGAGCTCACCGACGGACGCTGGCTCGCGCTCGGCGGCGGCGGGTACGCGATCGCGCGCGTCGTGCCGCTCGTGTGGACGGCGGTCGTGGGGGAGGTCGTCCATCGGCCCGTGACGGCGGGCGAGCCGCTCCCCGACGAGTGGCGCGCCCGCGTCGCCGAGGTCGCCGGGTTCGACGCCCCGCTCGCGTTCGGCCCGCCCGTCGACGTGCGGCGTTGGAGCAGCGGCTACGACCCCGACGACGACGTCGACCGGGCCGTCGCGGCCACGCGCCGCGCCGTCTTCCCGCTGCTCGGCCTCGACCCGCACTTCGACTGACGCGGTCGCCCCGCCCCGGTGGCCGTGGCGTCGTGCGAGCCCGCGCGGCGGGCGGCGTACCGGGGCACGAGCGCGAGCGGGTAGTCTAGGGGGCGGATTTCTCTCGTGTTGGTCGGCTCGCGGCGCCCTCGTGGTCGCCGGGGCGCCCCGATCAACCGTGGACCACACGCGGCCGGTCGACCGGTCGCCGACCGACACGCCGCTCGAGCATTGCGAGGACCGTATGGGCTCCGTCATCAAGAAGCGCCGCAAGCGCATGGCCAAGAAGAAGCACCGCAAGCTGCTTCGCAAGACGCGTCACCAGCGTCGCAACAAGAAGTGACGTCGCGCGCGTCCTGACGCGCCGACCCGTCGTCGAGCCCGGCCCCTCCCGAGGGACCGGGCTCGACGCGTCTCCCGACGGTCGCCGAGGGAGAGCCCTGGTAGGCGGAGGTCGAGGCCAGGCCCCTCCCTCGGCAGGCTAGGTTTCTCGCGTGCGGGGACGAGGGTGCTGGCTCGGGGGAGAGGCCTTCAGAGGCGGGTGATGCGGCGGTCGACGGCGCGGCGGACCGACCGCAGGACGAGCGCGGCCGCCCACGCGGCTCCGGCCCAGCTCGCGGTGCGGACGCTGCTGCGGGCGACGCGGCGGCGTCGGCCCCGGAACTCGCGGATGGGCCAGCCGACGTCCTGCGCGTGCCGGCGCAGGCGCGCGTCGGGGTTGATGGGGCACGGGTGGCCGACCGTCTCCATCATGGTGACGTCGTTGAGCGAGTCGCCGTAGGCGTAGGACGCCGCGAGGTCGATGTCCTCGCGCTCGGCGAGCGCGCGCACCCCGGCGGCCTTGGCGCGGCCGTGCATCATGTCGCCCACGAGGCGGCCGGTGTAGAAGCCGTCCTCGTGCTCCGCGACGGTGCCGAGGGCACCGGTCGTGCCGAGACGGCGGGCGATGAGCTCGCCGATCTCGACGGGGGTCGCGGAGACGAGCCACACCTGGTGGCCGGCGGCGAGGTGCTCGTCGAGCAGGCGGCGCGTGCCAGGGTAGATGCGCAGCGAGAGGACGGTGTCGTAGACCTCCTCGCCGATCGCGGTGACCTCGGCGACGGAACGCCCCGCGATGAGGGCGAGCGCGCGCGACCGGATGCGGTCGATCTGCTGCTTGTTCTCGCCGAACAGGAGGTAGCGCGCCTGGTGCACGGCGAAGCGCGCGATGTCGAGCGTCGAGAAGAACTGCCGCTGGTACAGGGCGCGGGCGAGGTGGAACGACGACGCGCCGCGGATGATGGTGTTGTCGACGTCGAAGAAGGCGGCCGTGCGGTGCGCGGGAGCGGGCGGCGTGCGCCCGGCGGTGGGTGCGTCCTCGGGGTCCGTCGACCCGGGGGTCGGGACGGGGCCCGGACCGGAAGACGTCGCCATGACCCCACTCTAGGCGGTCGCCGGACCGTCCCGGGGGCGGTCCCTCGTACCCTGGGAGTCGTGACCACCTCTGACGCCCCCGCACCTCCCGTCGTCCTCTACGGCCGCGCGGGGTGCCACCTGTGCGACGACGCGCGGGCCGTCGTCGAGGCGGTGTGCGCCGAGGCGGGGGTCGCGTGGGCGGAGGTGGACGTGGACGCGCCGGGCGCGGACCCGGCGCTGCGCGAGCAGTACGGCGAGTACGTCCCGGTCGTCACGGTGGGGGGTGTCCGGCAGGGGTTCTGGCGGGTGGACGCGCGCCGGCTCGCTCGTGCGGTGGGTCGGATTTCGACGGCGCGCGCGGACCTGGGATGATTCGTCGCGGTGGAGCGCGACCGTCGACGAGGACGGTCCCAGGACGACGGGGTGACGGGTGGCTGAGCAGGTAGTCGGTGAGGTGACGGCGCCGGGGATCCCGAGCGCGACGGTGGCGCGGCTGCCCTCCTACCTCCGCGCGCTGCGGGACCTCGTGGCCCGGGGTGTCGCGACGACGTCGTCGGTCGAGCTCGCGGAGCTCTCCGGCGTCGGTCCGGCGCAGCTCCGCAAGGACCTGTCCTTCCTGGGCTCCTTCGGCACGCGCGGCGTCGGCTACGACGTGGACTCGCTCGCGCAGTACATCACCGAGGCGCTGGGGCTCGTGGACGAGCACCGGATCGCGATCGTCGGGATCGGCAACCTGGGGCACGCGCTCGCGAACTACTCGGGGTACGAGCAGCGCGGCTTCCACGTCGCGGCACTGCTCGACGCGTCGCCGGAGGTCGTCGGCACGCGGGCCGCGGGTCTTGTCGTCGAGCACGTCGACGCGCTGGAGGAGGTCGTGGCGCGCGAGGAGGTGTCGATCGTGGTCCTCGCGACGCCGGCGGCGCACGCGCAGTCCGTCGCGGACCGGGTCGTCGCGGCGGGCGTGCGGGAGATCCTCAACTTCGCGCCGCGCGCGCTGCAGGTGCCCGCGGACGTCGACGTGCGCGGCGTGGACGTCGGCAGCGAGCTGCAGATCCTCGCGTTCCACTCCCAGGCCCGCGCGCTCGCGGAGGCCCAGGACCGCTGACGACGAGGGGCCGCGTGCTCGCGCACGCGGCCCCTCGGGGCGGCACCCCTGCCGGGGGTGCCGGTCGTCCCGGGAAGGGTCCCGGGGGACGGTCGTCAGGCCTGCTTGATGGCCGAGACGTCGAGGGCGATCTTGATCTTGTCGCCCACGAGCACGCCGCCGGTCTCGAGCGCGGCGTTCCAGGTGAGGCCGAACTCCTTGCGGGAGATCTCGGTCTTCGCCTCGAACCCGGCGCGCGGGTTGCCGAACGGGTCGGTCGCGGTGCCCGCGAACTCGGTCTCGAGCTCCACCGGCTTGGTCACGCCGTTGATGGTCAGGTCGCCCGCCACGACGAAGTCGTCGCCGTCGCCCGAGATGCTGGTCGACGTGAAGCTCCACGTCGGCTTGTTCTCGGCGTCCCAGAAGTCCGCGCTGCGCAGGTGGTTGTCGCGGTTCGCGTCGCCCGTGCTCACGGACGCCGCGTCGAGCTCGGCGGTCACGGAGGTCGACTCGAGGTCGTCGCCCACGGTGATGGTGCCGGCCGTGATGGCGAGCGTGCCGCGCACCTTGGAGATGCCGGCGTGGCGGACCGTGAAGGCCGCCTGCGAGTGGGACGAGTCGAGGGCGTAGGTACCGGCGTTGAGCCCGGCGGGCAGCGGCGTGGCCATGGGTGCTCCTGAAGGGGTCGAGGTCCCGGAGGACCGAACATGGTTGAAGGTTCAACTTCGTACGAGCGTATCAACAGCAGGGGGTGATCCGTCTATTCCCGGTGGGATGGAACAATGTTCGGCGAGGTTCCACCCCTGAACCCGCCCCCGTCCGCCAGCGCCCGAGGACCTATGACCAGCAACGACGTCGACGCCCAGCCGACGACGACCGCCCGCAGCACCGCCGCGACCGCGAGCGAGGAGCCCCGCTGGCTCGATCCCGAGCAGCAGCGGTTGTGGCGCGCCTACCTCGACGGGACCGTGCGCTTCATCGAGTCGCTGGGGCGCGACCACGAGGAGCGGTCGGACGTGTCGCTCAACGAGTACGAGCTGCTCGTCCGGCTCTCGGAGAGCCCGGACCACACGCTGCGCATGTCCGCGCTCGCGGACGGGCTGGCCCGGTCCCGGAGCCGCGTCACCCACACCGTGGCGCGCATGGAGGCGCGCGGCCTGGTCCGGCGCTCGGCGAGCACGGGCGACCGCCGCGGGGTCAACTGCGAGATGACGGCCGAGGGCTACCGCGTGCTCGTGGCGTCCGCGCCGGCGCACGTGGCCGCCGTGCGCCGGTTCATGGTCGACGTGCTCACGCCGGAGCAGTTCCGCGCGCTCGGCGAGGCGATGGCGGCCGTCGCCGAGGCGTGCAAGGCCGACCGCGACACCTGACCCGGGTCGCTCCGGGAGCCGCTGCCCCGCAGGTGCCGGTCAGGGCCGGGAGTGCGGGACACTGGTGCGCATGGTCTCCACCATCGTCCACCTCCTGCGCCACGGCGAGGTCCACAACCCCGACGGCGTCCTCTACGGCCGCATCCCCGGCTACCACCTCTCCGAGCGGGGCCACGAGATGGCCCGCCGCGTTGCCGCGCACCTCGCGGGCGAGCCCGGGCCCGACGGCGCGTCGCGCCCGCGCGCGGACCTCACCGTCGTCGTCGCGTCGCCGCTCCAGCGCGCCCAGGAGACGGCCACGCCCGCCGCCGAGGCGTTCGGGCTCGAGCTCGGCACCGACGACCGGCTCATCGAGGCCGCGAACCACTTCGAGGGCATGACCTTCGGCGTCGGGGACGGGTCGCTGCGCCACCCGCAGCACTGGCGCTTCCTGTGGAACCCGTTCCGTCCGTCGTGGGGCGAGCCGTACACCGAGCAGGTCGCGCGCATGCGCGCCGCGGTCGCCGACGCCCGGGACAAGGCCGCGGGCCACGAGGCTCTCCTCGTGAGCCACCAGCTCCCCGTGTGGCTCACGCGCCTGAGCTTCGAGAACCGCCGCCTGTGGCACGACCCGCGCAAGCGGCAGTGCTCGCTCGCGTCGCTCACGTCGCTGCACTTCGAGGACGACCGCCTCGTCGGCCTGCACTACTCCGAGCCGGTCGCCGACCTCCTCCCGGGCGCCGCGACCGTCGCGGGGGCGTGACGTCGGTCATGTCTCGCCCCGTCGGCGCCGTCCGGACGCCCGAACCGTCCCGTTCGGGAGTGGCGGAGGTCACGTCTCCCAGGTGGCGTCCAGGATCCCCGGGCAGGGTGCCTCCCGTGATGCCGCTGTGACCGCCAGCTCGCGCGCGCGTGACGCGCGCGCCCTCCCGCCCCTCCGTCGCGCGCTCACGGCGGGCGTCGTGCTCGCCGCGACGCTCGGCCTCGCGGCCTGCGCCCAGGACTCCGGGGCGACGACCGACGTCGTCGGGCAGGGCTACGTCTCCGGCGACGGTTCGGTCCGCACCTGGGACGCGGGCGAGCGGGGGGACGTCGTCGCGCTCACCGGCACCGACTACGAGGGCGAGGCGGTCGACACGAGCGCCTGGCTGGGCGACGTCGTCGTGCTCAACACCTGGTACGCCGCCTGCGCGCCGTGCCGGGCGGAGGCGCCCGACCTCGTGGCCCTCGCGAACGACCGCGCCGACGACGGCGTGCAGGTGCTCGGTATCAACACGACCGACGAGGCAGGCGCCGCGCAGGCGTTCCAGCGCCGGTTCGAGGTGCCGTACCCGTCGATCGACGACCGCAGCGGTGAGGTCGTCGCGGCGCTCTCCGGCACCGTGCCGCTCCAGGCCGTCCCGTCGACCGTCGTGCTCGACCGCGAGGGCCGCGTCGCGGCGCGCGTCATCGGGCTCGCCGAGGGCTCGACCCTGAGCGCGCTCGTCGACGACGTGCTCGCCGAGGACGAGGCGGCCGGCTGACCGTGGTCACCCTCGTGTCCCTCGCCGGCTCCCTCGCCGCCACGGCCCCCGCCGCGACCGGCGTCGGCGACACGTTCGCCACGACGGTCTGGAGCGGGTCGATGCTGCTGGCGGTCCCCGTGGCGGTCCTCGCCGGGCTCGTCTCCTTCGCGTCGCCGTGCGTGCTGCCGCTCGTGCCCGGCTACGTGGGCTACGTCTCCGGCATGGCCGCGGCGAACGCCGGGAACGCTCGCGGCGCGTCCGGGGGCACGACGACGGCCACCCGGGTCGCGGCGCCGAGCCGCGGCCGGGTCCTCGCGGGGGTCGGGCTCTTCGTCGCCGGGTTCACGCTCGTGTTCGTCGCGCTCATGTTCGCGGCCGGGGCGATCGGCGTGCACCTGGTCCGCTGGGAGGACGTCATCACGCGCGTGCTCGGCGTGGTCGTGATCCTCATGGGCCTCGCATTCATGGGAGCGGTCCCGTTCCTGCAGCGCGAGCGGCGCCTGCACCTCAGCCCGCAGGCCGGGCTCTGGGGCGCCCCGCTGCTCGGCGTCGTGTTCGGGCTCGGCTGGACGCCGTGCCTCGGCCCGACCCTCGTCGCGGTGCAGGCGCTCTCGCTGAGCGAGGCGTCGGCGGGGCGGGGAGCGGTCCTCGGGGTCGCCTACTGCCTCGGGCTGGGCGTGCCGTTCCTGCTCATCGCGCTCGGGCTGCAGAGCTCGCAGCGCATGCTCGGCTTCCTGCGTCGGCACCGCCTCGCGATCATGCGGATCGGCGGCGGCCTGCTGGTGCTCATCGGCCTCGCGCTGGTCACGGGCCTGTGGACGACGTGGACGACGTCGCTGCAGGGCTGGATCGGCGGATACGTGACGGTGGTGTGAGATGACCGAGCGGACCGGCAAGGCCGAGAAGACGGGGAACCAGGCCGGCGGGCCGGTGGGCTACCACCCCGAGGGCATCGACGACGCGTTCTCCACGGGCGGCGACGACGGCGGTCGTCGGAACCCGGGTGACGGGGCACCCGGTGCGGCCCCGGCGCTCCCGAGGCTCGGGTGGCGCGGCACGCTGCGCTGGACCTGGCGCCAGCTCACGAGCATGCGCGTCGCGCTCATGCTCCTCATGCTGCTCGCGGTCGCGGCGGTGCCCGGCTCCGTCCTGCCCCAGCGTCCGCAGGACCCGGCGGCCGTGCTGCGCTACCTGCAGGAGAACCCCACGACGGGGGAGTGGCTCGACCGGCTCGGGTTCTTCGACGTCTACGCGTCGGTGTGGTTCTCCGCGATCTACATCCTGCTGTTCGTCTCGCTCGTCGGGTGCATCCTGCCGCGCACGAAGGCGCACTGGCAGGCCCTGCGCACGCGCCCCCCGCGCACGCCGCGGCGCTTCGACCGCTTCCCCGCGCAGGCGCGCGCCGTCACCGACGCGTCCCCGGACGAGGTCGTCGCGGCGGCGAGCACCCACCTGCGCGGCCGCCTGCGCCGGCTGCCGACGTTCCGCGTCGACACGGGCACCGAGGAGGCGGCCCCGGCACGGGGTCGCGCCGCCGCGCGTCCCGCGGCACGCACGGTGTCCGCCGAGCGGGGCTACGTGCGCGAGACGGGGAACCTGCTGTTCCACCTGTCGCTCGTCGGCCTCCTGGTCGCCGTCGCGACCGGTCAGCTTCTCCACTACCGCGGCCAGGCGATCGTCACCGAGGGGCGTGGGTTCGCGAACGCGGTCGTCGACTACGACACGTTCGAGAACGGCGCCTGGTTCCGGCCGTCGTCCCTCGTCCCGTTCTCGATGACGCTCGACGCGTTCGAGTCGGAGTTCGCCCAGGACTCCGTCGCGTTCGCGCAGTCGCGCGACTTCACCGCGACGGTCACCGTGCGCGACCCCGACGGCGAGTCCCACGAGGAGACCATCAAGGTCAACCACCCGCTCACCGCGGGCGGCGCCAAGATCTACCTCCAGGGCAACGGGTTCGCGCCCGAGGTCACGGTGCACGACGCCGACGGCGAGGTCGCGTTCTCCGGCCGCGTGCCGTTCCTGCCCGAGGACACGATGTACACCTCGCGCGGCGTCATCAAGGTGCCCGACGTGTCCTCCGGCCTGGACCAGATCGGCCTCGTCGGGTACTTCCTGCCGACGGCCCAGCTCAGCGAGGACGGCGAGACCGCGGCGTCGGTGTACCCGCAGCCGATCAACCCCCTGCTCGTGCTCGAGGTCTACCGGGGCGACCTGGGCCTCGACGAGGGCCTGCCCCAGAACGTCTACCGCCTCGACACCGACGACCTCACGCCGTCGGTCGACGAGGACGGCGACCGCGTGAAGCTGCTCGTCGCCCCGGGCGAGACGGTCGACCTGCCCGACGGCCTCGGCACGATCACGTTCGACTCGCTGCCGCGCTACGTCGCGCTCGACCTGCGCCACGACCCGTCGCTCACGTGGGTGCTCGTGTTCGCGCTCGGCGCGCTCACCGGCCTCGCCGTCTCGCTGTTCACCCCGCGCCGCCGCGTGTGGGTGCGCGCGTGGCGCGAGGAGGTGCCCGGGACGGGCGAGGACGCCCCGCGCGAGCGCACCGTCGTCGCCGTCGCGGGCCTCGCCCGCGGGGACGACGCCGGGCTCCAGGGCGAGGTGGACTCGCTTCTCGCCGCGCTCCCGGGCGTGGCACCATCGGGTGAGGGTGACCTCACCTCGTCGCCGGGACGCGCACCGGCCGACCGCACCCGTCCCACCGCGCGTCCCGCACAGGACCCGACCGCGCGACCGCGCACGAAAGGCTGACCGATGACCGTAGCCGAGCTGAGCCAGGACCTCGTCTGGGCCGCGGCGACCGCGCTGACCGTGGCGCTGGTGGCGTTCGCGATCGACCTCGCGCGCCTCGCCGGACGCGTGGACGCCGAGCCGACGACCGTGCGCGCCGGCGAGCGGGCCGACGCCCGGGTGCAGGACGCCGACCGCGCCGAGGTGCTCGCGGGCGCCGGCGCGTCGTCCGCCTCGCCGTACGGCCCGGACGCGTCCGGCACCGCCGACGACGCGACGGCCGACGCGGTCGCGGCGCCCGAGCCGTCGCGCAAGGCGGCGAACATCGGGATCTCGCTGACGTGGCTCGGGACGGCGCTGCTGCTCGTCGCGATCGTCACGCGAGGGATCGCCGCCGGCCGCACGCCGTGGGCCAACATGTACGAGTTCACGCTCGTGGGTGCGTTCGTCGCGCTCGCGGTGTTCCTGGCCGTGTCGCTCAAGCGGGACGTGCGCTTCCTCGGGTCGTTCGTCACCGGCCTCGCCGTGCTCTTCCTCGTGCTCGCGCAGAACGCGTTCTTCGTCGCCGCGACCGGCGTGCAGCCCGCGCTCCAGTCCTACTGGCTCGTCATCCACGTCGGGGTCGCGATCATCGCGACGGGCATCTTCACCGTCGCGTTCGTCACGTCGGTGCTCCAGCTCCTGCGCGACTCGCGCGACTCCGGGAACGCGTTCCTCGGCACCCGCGGCTGGCGGTGGCTCGACTCGACGCCCGGACCGCTGCAGCTCGAGGCGCTGAGCTTCCGCCTCAACGCGGTCGCGTTCGTGCTGTGGACGTTCACCATCATCGGCGGCGCGATCTGGGCCGAGCACGCCTGGGGCCGCTACTGGGGCTGGGACCCCAAGGAGGTCTGGAGCTTCGTCGTCTGGATCGTGTACGCGGCGTACCTGCACGCGCGCACGACCCGCGGCTGGTCCGGGCGCCGGGCGGCGTACTTCGTGATCGTCGGCTACGCGTGCGTGCTCTTCAACTTCACGGGCGTGAACCTGCTCTTCAACGGCAAGCACTCGTACTCGGGCCTCAACCCGGGCGACTGACCCGGTCCGGCACCGAGCCTCATCGAGCGCTGCGTCCCCGCGCGAGCGCTGCGTCCAGACACGCAGCGCTCGACCGCGGAGGCAGCGCTCGACCTGTGCGCGGTGGGTCGGTCAGCGAGCGGTGTCGTCGCCGTCGTCGGAGCCGTTGCTCGCTCCGGGACGGTGTGCGTCGCCGTCGTCCTCGGTCCGGCCGTCCTCCGTCGTGTCCCCGGCCGCCGGGGGAGCGTCGTCCGTGGCGGGCGACGGTGCGTCGTCGCGCGCCTGGCGGCGCTGCTGCTGCTCGAGCCGCCAGAGGAACTCGGG
Protein-coding sequences here:
- a CDS encoding acetoin utilization protein AcuC, producing MPTTDPTSSPAPVGAGAAAPGSCVVWSPELLGYDFGPGHPMSPARLDLTMGLVRALGLLDGDGAPRGAPRVVRPEPASDDVLGLVHEAAYVAAVRAASEHGTPDPRRGLGTEDDPVFPGMHEAAARIVAGSYEAAGEIAAGRVGHAVNVAGGMHHAKAGAASGFCVYNDAAVAIRRLLDDGVARVAYVDLDAHHGDGVEEAFWDDPRVLTVSVHQSGTTLFPGTGHPTDVGGAGAEGTAVNVGLPRRTDGARWLRAVDAVVPPVLRAFRPEVLVTQHGCDAHGEDPLSDLDVSVDAQRTALAWVHDLAHELTDGRWLALGGGGYAIARVVPLVWTAVVGEVVHRPVTAGEPLPDEWRARVAEVAGFDAPLAFGPPVDVRRWSSGYDPDDDVDRAVAATRRAVFPLLGLDPHFD
- a CDS encoding 30S ribosomal protein bS22 — translated: MGSVIKKRRKRMAKKKHRKLLRKTRHQRRNKK
- a CDS encoding HAD family hydrolase, with the translated sequence MATSSGPGPVPTPGSTDPEDAPTAGRTPPAPAHRTAAFFDVDNTIIRGASSFHLARALYQRQFFSTLDIARFAVHQARYLLFGENKQQIDRIRSRALALIAGRSVAEVTAIGEEVYDTVLSLRIYPGTRRLLDEHLAAGHQVWLVSATPVEIGELIARRLGTTGALGTVAEHEDGFYTGRLVGDMMHGRAKAAGVRALAEREDIDLAASYAYGDSLNDVTMMETVGHPCPINPDARLRRHAQDVGWPIREFRGRRRRVARSSVRTASWAGAAWAAALVLRSVRRAVDRRITRL
- a CDS encoding glutaredoxin family protein; this encodes MTTSDAPAPPVVLYGRAGCHLCDDARAVVEAVCAEAGVAWAEVDVDAPGADPALREQYGEYVPVVTVGGVRQGFWRVDARRLARAVGRISTARADLG
- a CDS encoding redox-sensing transcriptional repressor Rex; translation: MAEQVVGEVTAPGIPSATVARLPSYLRALRDLVARGVATTSSVELAELSGVGPAQLRKDLSFLGSFGTRGVGYDVDSLAQYITEALGLVDEHRIAIVGIGNLGHALANYSGYEQRGFHVAALLDASPEVVGTRAAGLVVEHVDALEEVVAREEVSIVVLATPAAHAQSVADRVVAAGVREILNFAPRALQVPADVDVRGVDVGSELQILAFHSQARALAEAQDR
- a CDS encoding YceI family protein, which codes for MATPLPAGLNAGTYALDSSHSQAAFTVRHAGISKVRGTLAITAGTITVGDDLESTSVTAELDAASVSTGDANRDNHLRSADFWDAENKPTWSFTSTSISGDGDDFVVAGDLTINGVTKPVELETEFAGTATDPFGNPRAGFEAKTEISRKEFGLTWNAALETGGVLVGDKIKIALDVSAIKQA
- a CDS encoding MarR family winged helix-turn-helix transcriptional regulator, with the protein product MTSNDVDAQPTTTARSTAATASEEPRWLDPEQQRLWRAYLDGTVRFIESLGRDHEERSDVSLNEYELLVRLSESPDHTLRMSALADGLARSRSRVTHTVARMEARGLVRRSASTGDRRGVNCEMTAEGYRVLVASAPAHVAAVRRFMVDVLTPEQFRALGEAMAAVAEACKADRDT
- a CDS encoding histidine phosphatase family protein gives rise to the protein MVSTIVHLLRHGEVHNPDGVLYGRIPGYHLSERGHEMARRVAAHLAGEPGPDGASRPRADLTVVVASPLQRAQETATPAAEAFGLELGTDDRLIEAANHFEGMTFGVGDGSLRHPQHWRFLWNPFRPSWGEPYTEQVARMRAAVADARDKAAGHEALLVSHQLPVWLTRLSFENRRLWHDPRKRQCSLASLTSLHFEDDRLVGLHYSEPVADLLPGAATVAGA
- a CDS encoding TlpA family protein disulfide reductase, with the translated sequence MTASSRARDARALPPLRRALTAGVVLAATLGLAACAQDSGATTDVVGQGYVSGDGSVRTWDAGERGDVVALTGTDYEGEAVDTSAWLGDVVVLNTWYAACAPCRAEAPDLVALANDRADDGVQVLGINTTDEAGAAQAFQRRFEVPYPSIDDRSGEVVAALSGTVPLQAVPSTVVLDREGRVAARVIGLAEGSTLSALVDDVLAEDEAAG
- a CDS encoding cytochrome c biogenesis CcdA family protein; amino-acid sequence: MLLAVPVAVLAGLVSFASPCVLPLVPGYVGYVSGMAAANAGNARGASGGTTTATRVAAPSRGRVLAGVGLFVAGFTLVFVALMFAAGAIGVHLVRWEDVITRVLGVVVILMGLAFMGAVPFLQRERRLHLSPQAGLWGAPLLGVVFGLGWTPCLGPTLVAVQALSLSEASAGRGAVLGVAYCLGLGVPFLLIALGLQSSQRMLGFLRRHRLAIMRIGGGLLVLIGLALVTGLWTTWTTSLQGWIGGYVTVV
- the resB gene encoding cytochrome c biogenesis protein ResB → MTERTGKAEKTGNQAGGPVGYHPEGIDDAFSTGGDDGGRRNPGDGAPGAAPALPRLGWRGTLRWTWRQLTSMRVALMLLMLLAVAAVPGSVLPQRPQDPAAVLRYLQENPTTGEWLDRLGFFDVYASVWFSAIYILLFVSLVGCILPRTKAHWQALRTRPPRTPRRFDRFPAQARAVTDASPDEVVAAASTHLRGRLRRLPTFRVDTGTEEAAPARGRAAARPAARTVSAERGYVRETGNLLFHLSLVGLLVAVATGQLLHYRGQAIVTEGRGFANAVVDYDTFENGAWFRPSSLVPFSMTLDAFESEFAQDSVAFAQSRDFTATVTVRDPDGESHEETIKVNHPLTAGGAKIYLQGNGFAPEVTVHDADGEVAFSGRVPFLPEDTMYTSRGVIKVPDVSSGLDQIGLVGYFLPTAQLSEDGETAASVYPQPINPLLVLEVYRGDLGLDEGLPQNVYRLDTDDLTPSVDEDGDRVKLLVAPGETVDLPDGLGTITFDSLPRYVALDLRHDPSLTWVLVFALGALTGLAVSLFTPRRRVWVRAWREEVPGTGEDAPRERTVVAVAGLARGDDAGLQGEVDSLLAALPGVAPSGEGDLTSSPGRAPADRTRPTARPAQDPTARPRTKG
- the ccsB gene encoding c-type cytochrome biogenesis protein CcsB, which translates into the protein MTVAELSQDLVWAAATALTVALVAFAIDLARLAGRVDAEPTTVRAGERADARVQDADRAEVLAGAGASSASPYGPDASGTADDATADAVAAPEPSRKAANIGISLTWLGTALLLVAIVTRGIAAGRTPWANMYEFTLVGAFVALAVFLAVSLKRDVRFLGSFVTGLAVLFLVLAQNAFFVAATGVQPALQSYWLVIHVGVAIIATGIFTVAFVTSVLQLLRDSRDSGNAFLGTRGWRWLDSTPGPLQLEALSFRLNAVAFVLWTFTIIGGAIWAEHAWGRYWGWDPKEVWSFVVWIVYAAYLHARTTRGWSGRRAAYFVIVGYACVLFNFTGVNLLFNGKHSYSGLNPGD